TCAGGTCCGGCTTGAGCGCGGCGATCTTCTCCACCTGCGGTCCGGTGCCGGTGTCCTTGAGGACGGTGGGTGCCTTGCCCCCGCCCAGCTTGTCGGACGCCCAGGGGCCGATGGCACCCTTGTAGCCGCCCAGCCATTCGGTGGTGCCGACCGGCACCTTGCCGAGGGCGAGGACCGAGTCCTGGTCGGTGAGGCCGACGGTGACGATCCGCTTCGGCTCGGACTTGATCGTCGTGGAGCCGTACTTGTGCGCGATCGTGACCGGGAAGGCGGACTTCCCGGAGGCGTCGGCCTTCGAGCCGGCGTTCGACGAGCCGGAGTCCTTGTCGTCACTGCCGCAGGCCGCGGCGGTGGCGAGGATGACAAGGGCGGAGGCGAGGGCGGCGGCCGTCCGTGGCACTCTGCGGAAGCGGGGCATCGGTGGTCCTTAGTTTCAGGATTCCTGTTGAACCGGGCGGTGGTTGTGGGGGAGTGGGGGCTAGGAACGGGTGTCGGACCACGCCTGCCAGAGGGCCGCGTACGGCCCCTGGGCGACTCGTAGTTCGTCGTGCGTTCCGGTCTCGACGACGCGGCCGCTCTCCATGACGACGATGCGGTCCGCGGTCGCTGCCTGGCTGAGGCGGTGGGCGACGATCAGCGCGGTCCGTCCGTCCAGGGCACGGGCCACGGCCTTCTCCAGATCGCGGGCACCGGCGCTGCCCGCCTCGGCGGTGGCCTCGTCCAGGATCACCAGGGGCGGATCGGCCAGGACCAGCCGGGCCAGCGCCAGCGCCTGCGTACGGGCGCCGCTCAGCCGGTGACCGCCGTCGCCGACCACGGTGTCCAGGCCGTCGGGCAGGTCCTCGGCCCAGTCCAACGCGTCCACGGAGTGGAGTGCGGCGCGCAGTTCGTCGTCGGTGGCGTCCGGGCGGGCGAGGCGGAGGTCGTCGGCCAGGGGGCCTGCGAAGACATGCGTCTCCTGGGTGAGCAGGGCGATCGTCCGGCCCGCGGTGCCCGGTCCGAGCTCGGCCGGGGGAACGGCGCCGACCAGGACGGTGCCCTCGGTGGGCTGCTGGATGCCCGCGACGAGCCGGGCCAGGGTGGTCTTCCCCGCCCCACTGGCACCGACGAGCGCGACCCGCTCCCCGTGGCGGATCGTCAGATCGATGTCGCGCAGCACCGGGTGACCGGGCCGGTAGGCGTGGCTCAGCCCGCGCACGGTGACCTCCGCGTCGCCGGTTGCCGCCGGGCGGGCCGGCTCTGCGGGCGGCGGCTGGTCGGTGACCCCGACGAGCCGCGCCAGGCCCGCCATGGCCGACTGGGCGTCGTCCAGCAGTACGAGGGCCGCGTTGACGGGCGTGAACAGGCTGTGGAAGTACAGGGCCGCCGCGGTCGCCGTACCGACGGACGCCGCACCCCGGCCGACCAGCCAGCAGCCGGTGACGAGGACGGCCGCGAGCCCGATGTACTCGGCGATGTGCAGACGGCTGTAGAAGCCGAGCACGAGCCGGACCCCGCGCATCATCAGCGCCACCAGGGACCGGGACCGCTCGGCGACGTGCTCGGTGTGCTCCCGCTCCAGCCGGAACGCCCGCACTGTCGAGCTGCCCCCGACGGTGTCGAGCAGCTGCTGCTGCTGTGCGCTGCCCGCCACCCGCTGCTGGGCGTAGAGGGGTACGGCACGGCTGGCGTACCAGCGCGCGGTGGCCGCCTGCACGGGCACCGCCAGCAGCGCGGCCAGCAGGAACCGCCAGTCGAGCAGCGCCAGCGCCCCCAGGGTGAGGACGATGGTCAGCAGGGACCGGGCCAGCTCGGGCAGGGCCCCGCGCACGGCCTCCGCGATGAGCGACACGTCGGCGGTGACCCGGGCGGTCAGGTCTCCGGCACCGGCCTTCTCGACCCGTTCCAGGGGCAGGCCCAGCGCCCGTTCGACGAACTTCTCGCGCAGCCTGGCCAGTGTCGTCTCGCCGAGCCGGGAGATCAGGGACAGCCCGAGCCCGGTGGTGACGCCCTGTGCCACGGCGACGGCCACCAGCAGCGCGGCCGTGGTGGTGACCGCGTCGGCGGACCCGTGGTCGGCGGCCAGGTCGACGATCCGGCCCAGCAGCGGCTGCACCAGCAGGCCGACGGCGGTGGAGCCGACCATCACGGCGAACGCGGTCAGGGCCAGGCGCCGCTGTGGGCGCAGCAGTTGGGCGACCACGGCACGGGTGCGGGCGGGTGTGGCGACGGGGAGCAGCGTGGGCACACCCCTGTCGGCGGCTGCGGTACCGGTTGTGGTGCCGGCGTCCGCCGGGGACGGATTCCGGGATCCGGACCGCTGCTCGGCCCGTGCCCCGGGGACGGGGCCGCGGCGGGTATCGGGGACGGGGCCGGCTTCGGTCAGGGGTTGCGGCTGCGACTCGGTCATGCGAGGACCGCCGTACGGTAGGCGGCGCACTCGTGGACGAGCTGTTCATGGCCGCCTGCCGCGGCGGTCCGGCCGCCGTCGAGGAGGACGACCCGGTCGGCGACGGCGAGGAGCGCGGGGCTGTTGGTCACCAGCACGGTGGTGCGGCCTTCGCGCACCTCCTTGATCCCGGTGGCGATGCGGACCTCCGTGACGGCGTCGACGGCCGTGGTGGGTTCGTGCAGGACGAGGACCGGGGCGTCGGCGGCGAGCGCCCTTGCCAGGGCGACCCGTTGCCGCTGGCCGCCGGAGAGCGAGCGCCCGCGCGCGGTGACGGCCGCGTCGGCGCCGTCGGGCAGGGTGCGAACGACCTCGTCCGTCGCGGACGCGGTGAGTACGGCGGTGACCCGCGCGGAGCGGTCGGCGCGGGCGCCGGAGGGTGCCGCGGCGGTGACGTTCTCCAGGAGGGTGCCCTCGAACAGGTCCGCGTCGTGCTCGGCGACGAGGAGCGCGGCGCGCACCTCGGCCAGGCCCAGCGCGGTGAGTTCCGTACCGTCCAGTTCGACGGCTCCGGCGTCGGGGTCGCAGAGGCGGCCGAGGCAGCGCAGCAGCGCCGATGCGTCGGCGGGGTCGGTGGTGAC
This sequence is a window from Streptomyces sp. NBC_01217. Protein-coding genes within it:
- a CDS encoding ABC transporter ATP-binding protein, whose protein sequence is MTESQPQPLTEAGPVPDTRRGPVPGARAEQRSGSRNPSPADAGTTTGTAAADRGVPTLLPVATPARTRAVVAQLLRPQRRLALTAFAVMVGSTAVGLLVQPLLGRIVDLAADHGSADAVTTTAALLVAVAVAQGVTTGLGLSLISRLGETTLARLREKFVERALGLPLERVEKAGAGDLTARVTADVSLIAEAVRGALPELARSLLTIVLTLGALALLDWRFLLAALLAVPVQAATARWYASRAVPLYAQQRVAGSAQQQQLLDTVGGSSTVRAFRLEREHTEHVAERSRSLVALMMRGVRLVLGFYSRLHIAEYIGLAAVLVTGCWLVGRGAASVGTATAAALYFHSLFTPVNAALVLLDDAQSAMAGLARLVGVTDQPPPAEPARPAATGDAEVTVRGLSHAYRPGHPVLRDIDLTIRHGERVALVGASGAGKTTLARLVAGIQQPTEGTVLVGAVPPAELGPGTAGRTIALLTQETHVFAGPLADDLRLARPDATDDELRAALHSVDALDWAEDLPDGLDTVVGDGGHRLSGARTQALALARLVLADPPLVILDEATAEAGSAGARDLEKAVARALDGRTALIVAHRLSQAATADRIVVMESGRVVETGTHDELRVAQGPYAALWQAWSDTRS